GAACTTATTTCTTTGATGTGAGAGCTACTAAAGCTGACGATTATTACATTACAATTACCGAAAGCAAAAAGTTTACTGAAGAAGATGGTTCATTTCACTTTAAAAAACACAAAATTTACTTATATAAAGAAGATTTTAGTGCTTTCGCAGAAATATTAGAAGAAATGACTTCATACGTTTTAAACCACAAAGGCGAAGAAGTAATCTCTGAAAGACATCAAAAAGATTTCAAAAAAGAATACAGTTCTGACAAAGCTGAAACTACACGATCAAGCTTTACCGATATTGATTTCGACGATATTTAATCTATATAACTTTTTAAAAGTATAAGTCCAATTTGTTTAGCATTTTGGACTTTTTTTATATATTTAAGTTCTATTAATTCAATCGATTTTAAGTTTTAATCTTAAAATCAAACTACAAACTATAATACAATGAAAAATTTACTTCTTTTACTAAGCTTTATCTTGATTAGTATAACCTCAACTGCACAAAAATTAGAGTATGAAACCAAATCTAACATTCAATATTACAGTGCGGCCATCAACAAATCCGACAGTTACATTAACGAAAGATGTGTGCTGGATATCTATTATCCAAAAAACAGTAAAGGTTTTGCTACCATTGTCTGGTTTCATGGCGGAGGATTAACTGGTGGAAACAAAGAAATTCCTGAAGCTTTAAAAAATAAAGGTTTTGCCATTATTGGTGTTAATTATAGATTGTCTCCAAAAGCAAAAGCCGAAAAAGCGATTGAAGATGCAGCAGCGGCAGTGAGCTGGGCTTTTAACAATATTACCAGTTATGGCGGTGACGCTTCGGAAATATTTGTTTCAGGACATTCTGCCGGAGGTTATTTGGCCAGCATGATTGGTCTCGATAAAAAATGGCTTCAGAAAGAAGGAATCGATGCCAATAGAATCGCTGGATTAATTCCGTTTAGCGGACAATGTATCACTCATTTTGAAATTAGAAGAGAAAATGGAATTCCCGAAAAACAGCCTACAATTGACCAATTTGCTCCTTTGTATTACGTTCGCGCCGATGCTCCGCCCCTTTTATTAATTACAGGTGACCGTGAATTAGAAATGTTAGGCCGTTACGAAGAAAACGCTTATATGGCAAGAATGATGAAACTTGTTGGACACACTCAAACCAAATTATACGAATTAGACGGTTACGGACATGGTATGACGGAACCTGCTTTCCCACTTTTGGTAAACGAAGTAAACCGAATTTTAAAAGAGCGCAAAAAATAAATCACTAAATCACATCCACGGCAATGGAAACACAACTCTTAATACTGCCAGGACTCGGGGATTCCGGAGAAAAACACTGGCAGACCTTTTGGCATGAAAAATTTAAAAATTCAATACGTTTAATTCAAGATAATTGGGATGAACCGCTTCGCGAAGACTGGCTCGCACGTTTAAATGAAGAAATTTCGAAACTAACGCAGCCTACAATTTTAGTTGCACACAGTTTAGCCGTTTCTTTGGTTTTACATTGGGCAGAAAAAAACAGCAGCAAAAATATAATTGGAGCTCTATTGGTAGCTCCTGCCGATGTTGATTCACCAGAACATACGCCAGATGTTATCCGAAATTTTTCGCCAATGCCGCTTTATACACTTCCTTTTCCTTCTATTGTAGTAGCAAGCGAAAACGATCCGTACGCCTTATTTGAAAGAAAACAATATTTTGCCGAAAAATGGGGAAGTGATTTTGTAAACGTTGGCCAGCAAGGACACATCAACTCTGACTCTGATTTAAGATATTGGGAAGAAGGACAGTTGATTTTACAACAACTTATTAAGAAGATTAATTCTTAGTTTTCAGTATTCAGTATTCAGTCGCAGTTTTCAGTGCAAAACTGTCTAAGAACAAAAACTGTGACTGTGAACTGCGACTGAAAACTAAAAAAATCACCCAATCCTCAATCCATTTTCAATCTTAAAATCGGGAGCTAATAAAATTACGTCTCCCTCCTCGCCTACGGCGCCAAGCACCAGGCACTCACTCATAAATTTACCAATTTGTTTTCTTGGAAAATTGACAACAGCAACAATTTGTCGGTTGATTAAATCTTCTTTTTTATAACGTTTGGTAATTTGCGCCGATGATTTTCGAATGCCGATTTCTAATCCAAAATCGATCGTTAACTGATAGGCAGGTTTTCTGGCTTCGGGAAAATCATTTACTTCCAAAATTGTTCCTACACGCATATCGGTTCTTTCAAATTCATTCCAAGTTAAATCCATAATTATTAAGGTTTTATTACAAACCTATTAATTTTATAACGAATAGGACTAATTCTATAACCTCTTTTTTTGATACTCCGTTTAATTTTACTAATCAATTTCTTGAATTAATCGTAAAAAAATATACAATGGAAAATAGTGTAATTAATCCTGGTACCTCCATTAGAGATTTAGACTTTAATGTCCATCAGCAAAATACAGACAAATACATCGAAACTGCCAAAAATGTAAA
This is a stretch of genomic DNA from Flavobacterium endoglycinae. It encodes these proteins:
- a CDS encoding PUR family DNA/RNA-binding protein; its protein translation is MRENDMLEKEEIFSKVLRAGRRTYFFDVRATKADDYYITITESKKFTEEDGSFHFKKHKIYLYKEDFSAFAEILEEMTSYVLNHKGEEVISERHQKDFKKEYSSDKAETTRSSFTDIDFDDI
- a CDS encoding RBBP9/YdeN family alpha/beta hydrolase — protein: METQLLILPGLGDSGEKHWQTFWHEKFKNSIRLIQDNWDEPLREDWLARLNEEISKLTQPTILVAHSLAVSLVLHWAEKNSSKNIIGALLVAPADVDSPEHTPDVIRNFSPMPLYTLPFPSIVVASENDPYALFERKQYFAEKWGSDFVNVGQQGHINSDSDLRYWEEGQLILQQLIKKINS
- a CDS encoding alpha/beta hydrolase — translated: MKNLLLLLSFILISITSTAQKLEYETKSNIQYYSAAINKSDSYINERCVLDIYYPKNSKGFATIVWFHGGGLTGGNKEIPEALKNKGFAIIGVNYRLSPKAKAEKAIEDAAAAVSWAFNNITSYGGDASEIFVSGHSAGGYLASMIGLDKKWLQKEGIDANRIAGLIPFSGQCITHFEIRRENGIPEKQPTIDQFAPLYYVRADAPPLLLITGDRELEMLGRYEENAYMARMMKLVGHTQTKLYELDGYGHGMTEPAFPLLVNEVNRILKERKK
- a CDS encoding tRNA-binding protein, yielding MDLTWNEFERTDMRVGTILEVNDFPEARKPAYQLTIDFGLEIGIRKSSAQITKRYKKEDLINRQIVAVVNFPRKQIGKFMSECLVLGAVGEEGDVILLAPDFKIENGLRIG